The following are from one region of the Paenibacillus sp. KS-LC4 genome:
- the nadB gene encoding L-aspartate oxidase: MIPRYLIDIKLDELPVIEKDVIVIGAGIAGLFTALRASDRHSVLMITKKSLLDSNTRYAQGGIAAVISEDDSPAYHSEDTLLAGAGLCSEDAVNVLVHEGPEGVNQLIEMGTQFDLENGEFALTKEGAHSQRRILHANGDATGYEIVRALSEKALSKPGIEVWDDHFVIDLVTNDGECVGAVVQKPDGSRLLVRGKATVLCSGGAGQLYRYTTNPEVATGDGIAMAYRAGAFIQDVEFVQFHPTSLCYPGAPRFLISEAVRGEGAVLRNTRGERFMERYHHQLELAPRDVVARAIISEMEATKSTFVYLDVTHESPDMVKHRFPNIYEFCLQYGLDLTTDWIPVAPAAHYMMGGVKTDLDGETNIRRLFACGEVSSTGVHGANRLASNSLSEAVVFGKRIVEKIDKLAEHAEIQPIIESSVPRSSVPIQAVVERRLKLQKVMVRYAGLQRDAKGLEKGLEELRRQLTIFQAMLTKREEFEFANMLTCALLTAESALQREESRGAHYREDFPERNDQVWRKHTVMHRVYGRTEERLTNV, translated from the coding sequence ATGATTCCCAGATACCTTATAGACATCAAGCTGGATGAACTGCCGGTAATCGAGAAGGATGTTATTGTGATTGGGGCCGGCATTGCCGGTCTTTTTACCGCACTTCGGGCCAGTGATCGGCATTCCGTGCTGATGATTACGAAGAAGTCGCTGCTTGACAGCAACACCCGCTATGCGCAGGGCGGCATTGCCGCGGTCATATCGGAGGATGATTCACCCGCTTACCACAGCGAGGACACGCTACTTGCCGGAGCGGGGTTGTGCTCGGAGGATGCGGTCAATGTGCTCGTGCATGAGGGTCCGGAAGGTGTAAATCAGCTTATTGAAATGGGCACGCAATTCGATTTGGAAAATGGCGAGTTCGCGCTGACGAAGGAGGGCGCTCACAGCCAGCGTCGTATTTTGCATGCGAATGGGGATGCGACGGGCTACGAAATAGTCCGAGCCCTATCGGAAAAAGCGTTATCCAAGCCGGGTATTGAAGTATGGGACGACCATTTTGTCATTGATTTGGTTACCAATGATGGAGAGTGTGTGGGCGCTGTTGTGCAAAAGCCGGACGGCTCGCGTCTGCTCGTGCGCGGCAAAGCGACCGTTCTATGCTCGGGCGGTGCAGGTCAGCTTTACCGCTATACGACGAACCCTGAGGTAGCGACAGGTGACGGGATTGCTATGGCTTATCGAGCAGGAGCTTTTATTCAGGATGTAGAGTTTGTCCAGTTTCATCCAACCTCCCTATGCTATCCCGGAGCGCCACGTTTTCTGATTTCAGAGGCCGTACGCGGCGAAGGGGCTGTCCTCCGCAATACGCGAGGCGAGCGTTTTATGGAACGCTATCACCATCAGCTGGAGCTGGCGCCGCGTGACGTAGTGGCCCGCGCTATCATTAGCGAGATGGAAGCAACGAAATCAACATTTGTTTATTTGGACGTGACGCATGAGTCGCCGGATATGGTGAAGCATCGTTTTCCGAATATTTATGAATTTTGCTTGCAATATGGTTTGGATTTGACGACAGATTGGATTCCGGTCGCCCCTGCTGCACACTATATGATGGGCGGCGTTAAAACCGATCTCGATGGAGAAACCAATATAAGAAGGCTGTTCGCCTGCGGCGAAGTTTCTTCGACAGGTGTTCATGGAGCTAACCGATTGGCTAGCAATTCGCTTTCGGAGGCAGTCGTGTTCGGTAAGCGGATTGTCGAGAAGATTGATAAACTTGCAGAGCATGCAGAGATTCAGCCTATAATAGAGAGCAGTGTACCGCGCAGCAGTGTGCCGATTCAGGCAGTGGTGGAGCGAAGATTGAAGCTGCAAAAAGTAATGGTCAGGTATGCGGGCTTACAGCGCGATGCCAAGGGTCTCGAGAAGGGGCTGGAGGAGCTGCGGCGCCAGCTGACTATTTTTCAAGCGATGCTGACCAAGCGGGAGGAATTTGAATTTGCCAATATGCTGACATGCGCCCTGCTGACAGCAGAATCCGCTTTGCAGCGGGAGGAGAGCCGCGGCGCGCATTACCGTGAGGACTTCCCAGAGCGCAATGATCAAGTATGGCGCAAGCATACTGTAATGCACCGTGTATACGGAAGAACAGAGGAGCGGTTAACCAATGTTTGA
- the nadC gene encoding carboxylating nicotinate-nucleotide diphosphorylase yields the protein MFETTLDGYNEALRAQIRGWLAEDIGSGDVTTAMTIPHGAQAKAVIHVKENGRIAGIPVARLVFEIVDPSLVFTAKVEDGEYVEQGTVLAEVEGSIHSLLTGERLALNLMQRMSGVATKTSAFVAALQGLPVRLVDTRKTTPGHRLLEKYAVRVGGGSNHRFGLYDAVMIKDNHIKGAGGIREAVEAARAGIPHTMKIEVETESLEQVDEAIACGADIIMLDNMPHEMMKAAVQQIKQHAPHVIVEASGNVRLDTIHGIAACGVDVISVGGLTYSFQSLDISLDLFAKKGGAKS from the coding sequence ATGTTTGAGACAACGCTGGATGGCTATAATGAAGCGCTGCGCGCGCAAATACGCGGCTGGCTCGCTGAAGATATCGGAAGCGGCGATGTAACGACGGCTATGACTATTCCGCATGGGGCGCAGGCTAAGGCCGTCATTCATGTGAAGGAAAATGGACGGATCGCGGGCATTCCAGTAGCGCGCCTTGTGTTTGAAATCGTTGACCCATCGCTAGTTTTCACGGCAAAGGTCGAGGATGGGGAGTATGTTGAACAAGGCACTGTACTCGCTGAGGTAGAAGGCAGCATCCATAGTCTGCTTACAGGAGAGCGTCTAGCGCTTAATTTGATGCAGCGGATGTCCGGCGTGGCGACGAAGACTAGTGCGTTTGTAGCAGCGCTGCAAGGCCTGCCCGTTCGATTGGTCGACACTCGCAAAACGACCCCAGGGCATCGCCTGCTTGAAAAGTATGCCGTTCGCGTAGGCGGCGGCTCGAATCACCGCTTCGGCTTGTATGATGCCGTAATGATAAAGGATAATCATATTAAGGGAGCAGGCGGTATTCGGGAAGCAGTGGAAGCGGCTCGAGCAGGTATTCCCCATACGATGAAGATCGAGGTGGAGACGGAGTCTTTGGAGCAAGTCGATGAGGCGATTGCCTGCGGAGCGGATATTATTATGCTCGACAATATGCCGCATGAGATGATGAAAGCTGCTGTACAGCAAATCAAGCAGCACGCGCCGCATGTTATTGTAGAAGCCTCCGGCAATGTGCGTCTTGATACGATACATGGTATAGCTGCTTGCGGTGTCGACGTCATTTCGGTAGGAGGACTCACCTATTCCTTTCAATCACTCGATATTAGTCTCGACCTGTTTGCGAAGAAGGGAGGAGCCAAGTCTTGA
- a CDS encoding type III pantothenate kinase — protein sequence MILVIDVGNTNIVLGIYQGKELLHHWRLSTNRSATVDEYGINFHHLFHFAGMRLEQMEGVIISSVVPPLMRTLEQLCMKYLRKTPFIVGPGVKTGLNIRYENPREVGADRIVNSVAGIVKYGSPLIVVDFGTATTFDYIDAAGSYLGGAIVPGIAISTEALYQRAAKLPRIELVKPPSVIGRNPVTSMQAGIIYGYAGQVDGIVRRIRKEFKVSPRVIATGGLAELISSESETIDEVDPLLTLEGLRIIYERNQEG from the coding sequence TTGATTCTCGTCATTGACGTCGGCAATACGAATATCGTGCTGGGCATTTATCAAGGCAAGGAGCTGCTTCATCACTGGAGACTCAGCACGAATCGTTCTGCTACAGTTGATGAATATGGCATCAATTTTCATCATTTGTTTCATTTTGCCGGCATGCGTCTGGAGCAGATGGAAGGTGTCATTATTTCATCGGTCGTTCCGCCGCTCATGCGGACGTTGGAGCAGCTGTGCATGAAGTATTTGCGCAAAACTCCTTTTATCGTTGGTCCAGGCGTGAAAACCGGACTTAATATCCGGTATGAAAATCCCCGCGAGGTCGGTGCTGACCGCATTGTGAATTCGGTGGCGGGCATCGTCAAATATGGCAGTCCGCTTATTGTCGTCGATTTCGGGACGGCAACGACGTTTGATTACATTGATGCTGCTGGCAGCTATTTGGGCGGCGCTATTGTGCCGGGCATTGCGATATCGACAGAGGCGCTTTATCAGCGGGCGGCGAAGCTGCCGCGCATTGAGCTGGTGAAGCCGCCAAGCGTCATCGGCCGCAATCCGGTCACCTCCATGCAGGCGGGTATTATATATGGCTATGCAGGGCAAGTGGACGGTATCGTGCGCAGAATCCGCAAGGAATTTAAAGTATCGCCCCGAGTTATCGCCACGGGCGGCTTGGCTGAGTTAATTAGCTCGGAATCGGAAACGATAGATGAGGTTGATCCGCTGCTGACGTTAGAAGGCTTGCGTATCATATATGAACGGAATCAGGAGGGATAA
- the hslO gene encoding Hsp33 family molecular chaperone HslO — protein MEQRKDFLVRGTAWEGKIRVFAARTTQLVDELQRRHGTLPTATAALGRTATAGAIMGAMLKGEEKLTIQVKGEGPMGQIVVDANAHGEVRGYTDNPLVLLPSNAQGKLDVAGAVGHSGYIHITKDLGLKEPYRGSVPIVSGELGEDFTYYFAVSEQTPSAVGLGVLVDEDGRVIHAGGFIVQLMPGLTDAEITKLEKALSTMPPLTALLDQGETPEGLLKWVVGDDVVIHESLDLHFQCKCSRDRVEQTLISMGESELQQTIEEEGKAEVVCHFCNEAYQFNRVELEQLLEQAKPKPIH, from the coding sequence ATGGAGCAAAGGAAAGATTTTTTGGTGCGCGGCACGGCATGGGAAGGGAAAATTCGTGTTTTTGCTGCCCGTACGACGCAATTGGTCGATGAGCTGCAACGCCGGCACGGCACTCTACCGACGGCAACGGCAGCGCTGGGCAGAACGGCAACGGCTGGAGCTATTATGGGCGCCATGCTGAAAGGCGAAGAAAAGCTGACGATTCAAGTGAAGGGCGAAGGCCCAATGGGACAAATTGTCGTCGATGCAAATGCTCATGGAGAAGTGCGAGGCTACACGGACAATCCACTCGTTCTGCTTCCAAGCAATGCGCAAGGAAAACTGGACGTTGCAGGTGCCGTAGGCCATAGCGGTTATATTCATATTACTAAGGATCTTGGGCTGAAGGAGCCTTATCGCGGCAGCGTTCCGATTGTTTCCGGAGAGCTTGGCGAAGACTTCACCTATTATTTTGCTGTATCGGAGCAGACGCCTTCCGCAGTTGGGCTTGGCGTGCTGGTTGATGAAGACGGCCGCGTCATTCATGCTGGCGGCTTTATCGTACAGCTGATGCCAGGACTTACAGATGCGGAAATTACGAAGCTGGAGAAAGCGCTCAGCACCATGCCTCCGCTCACAGCCCTGCTTGATCAAGGCGAGACGCCAGAAGGGCTGCTGAAATGGGTCGTCGGCGATGATGTTGTCATTCATGAGTCGCTGGACTTGCATTTTCAATGCAAATGCTCCCGCGATCGCGTAGAGCAGACCTTGATCAGCATGGGTGAATCGGAATTGCAGCAAACGATTGAAGAAGAAGGTAAAGCAGAGGTCGTCTGTCACTTCTGTAATGAGGCGTACCAGTTTAACCGTGTAGAGCTTGAGCAATTGCTCGAACAAGCCAAACCGAAGCCGATCCATTAA
- a CDS encoding peptidylprolyl isomerase — protein MNKIGVVRTIVVIQALCMIVLSVVVVVRLSPFSEGMPDHDSDSGTRAETGNEVVPGGLDHDKIVAIIGDRSIRESELMNVLSEQYGQATLKLMMIHSAIDQEAASQQLEVTAAEQQRAVEEQAAGYDSEEDFYRIMDQQLGMSKEDVLKDTKYRLLTEKIAIQKVDVPDAEVERYIADHEEQYGDRLQYRLSWIVTANVEEANRVLDRLSEGADFAQAAAKYSIDAFTADAGGDLGLIDADDPFHEQAILSAASKLGTGEIAGPIAIAEGYAIIRLMERHTTDKPQGQQLYELVRKELALSQAPSLSQIEQQLLEKYDAVTFP, from the coding sequence ATGAATAAAATCGGAGTAGTGAGGACGATTGTCGTCATTCAGGCGTTATGTATGATCGTGCTAAGTGTAGTTGTTGTAGTGAGATTGTCGCCTTTTTCTGAAGGGATGCCGGATCATGACTCAGATTCAGGAACACGTGCAGAAACAGGCAATGAGGTTGTGCCAGGCGGCTTGGATCATGATAAAATTGTAGCCATAATTGGCGATCGCAGCATTAGGGAAAGCGAATTGATGAATGTGCTTAGCGAGCAATATGGCCAAGCTACCCTCAAGCTGATGATGATTCACAGCGCCATTGACCAAGAGGCCGCCTCGCAGCAGCTTGAAGTGACCGCTGCGGAGCAGCAGAGAGCTGTTGAGGAGCAGGCAGCGGGATATGATAGCGAAGAGGACTTTTACCGCATAATGGACCAGCAGTTGGGTATGTCCAAAGAGGATGTTTTGAAGGATACGAAGTACAGGCTGTTGACTGAAAAAATAGCAATTCAAAAAGTGGATGTGCCTGATGCTGAGGTTGAACGCTACATTGCGGATCATGAGGAGCAATACGGCGACAGGCTGCAATATCGCTTATCCTGGATTGTGACGGCGAATGTGGAAGAGGCGAACCGCGTGCTGGATAGGCTCTCTGAGGGAGCGGACTTTGCGCAAGCAGCGGCTAAGTATTCGATAGATGCCTTTACAGCAGATGCTGGCGGTGATTTAGGCCTAATTGATGCTGATGACCCGTTTCATGAGCAGGCAATTCTTTCGGCGGCAAGCAAGCTGGGTACGGGAGAGATTGCTGGCCCGATAGCGATTGCCGAAGGGTATGCCATCATTCGTTTGATGGAGCGCCACACAACGGATAAGCCACAGGGTCAGCAGCTATATGAGCTGGTCCGCAAAGAGCTGGCATTATCACAGGCTCCTTCCCTAAGCCAAATTGAGCAGCAGCTATTGGAGAAATATGACGCTGTCACCTTTCCATAA
- the cysK gene encoding cysteine synthase A, with amino-acid sequence MAKIVQSITDLIGDTPLVRLNRLVPEDSAEIYVKLEYQNPGASVKDRIAISMIEVAEQEGIIKPGDTIVEPTSGNTGIGLALVAAAKGYKAILVMPETMSIERRNLLRAYGAEVVLTPGSEGMNGAVRKAEELAKENPSYFIPQQFNNQANVKIHRETTGPEIVEAINSLDGKLDAFVAGIGTGGTITGTGEVLKKNFKDIKIYAVEPAASPLLSGGQPGPHKIQGIGANFVPTILNREIYDEVITVENDDAFDYARRAAKEEGILCGISSGAAIYAALKVAKELGKGKRVIAVVPSNGERYLSTPLFNFEN; translated from the coding sequence ATGGCAAAAATCGTGCAAAGCATTACTGACCTAATTGGTGATACACCGCTAGTTCGCTTGAATCGTCTAGTTCCTGAGGATAGCGCTGAGATTTATGTAAAGCTTGAATATCAAAATCCAGGTGCGAGCGTAAAAGACCGTATCGCAATCAGCATGATTGAAGTAGCTGAGCAGGAAGGCATCATCAAGCCAGGCGATACAATTGTTGAGCCTACGAGCGGCAACACGGGTATTGGTCTGGCATTGGTAGCAGCAGCTAAAGGCTATAAAGCTATCCTCGTTATGCCTGAGACGATGAGTATTGAGCGCCGCAACCTGCTTCGTGCTTATGGTGCAGAAGTTGTTCTGACGCCAGGCTCAGAGGGCATGAACGGAGCTGTTCGCAAAGCGGAAGAGCTGGCGAAAGAAAATCCGTCCTATTTTATCCCGCAGCAGTTCAATAACCAAGCGAATGTGAAAATCCACCGCGAAACAACAGGTCCAGAAATTGTTGAGGCGATCAACTCTCTGGATGGCAAGCTGGATGCATTCGTAGCGGGTATTGGTACTGGCGGTACGATTACGGGTACTGGTGAAGTACTGAAAAAGAACTTCAAGGATATTAAAATTTATGCGGTTGAGCCTGCGGCTTCCCCACTGCTTTCGGGTGGACAGCCGGGACCTCACAAAATTCAAGGAATTGGCGCTAACTTTGTGCCGACGATTTTGAATCGTGAAATCTATGACGAGGTCATTACGGTTGAAAATGATGATGCATTCGACTACGCACGCCGTGCTGCGAAAGAAGAAGGCATCCTGTGCGGAATTTCCTCCGGTGCTGCGATCTATGCTGCTTTGAAGGTAGCGAAGGAGCTTGGCAAAGGCAAGCGCGTTATTGCGGTTGTTCCAAGTAACGGTGAGCGTTACCTCAGTACGCCGCTGTTCAATTTCGAGAACTAA
- a CDS encoding anthranilate synthase component I family protein, whose protein sequence is MFTAFDYWLGWHAERKYTTFPLLRELPLGEEGVASWEEAWRDASPYAFVLESGKDGRYTYLGLQPESVIRGKGLEAEARTLRIDGAEASDDADSTLRYQGKPLEVVRSWMEPYRSPKLEAAGTPKWTGGCVGFWSYDVIRSIERLPELTEDDLNVPDYLFLRLNELWIVDHSDKKLYCAVHTPVPSEAGQEELRLLYVQACSRAGEMAAYWQERFGSAANGQREEKDAESKSDSRRLRLERQRLADDASLHGNGDALDGISTRFSKEAFEEAVRQIQRYIGQGDVFQVNLSVRQSRALAAQPEELYEWLRLINPSPYMGFLRCPDFQLVSASPELLVERRGDLLAARPIAGTRRRGRTEAENELMAEELRTSEKERAEHIMLVDLERNDLGRISAYGTVKVEELMVIEQYSHVMHLVSQVEGRLAEGKDAYDVIAATFPGGTITGAPKIRTMEIIEELEPVRRGPYTGSLGWIDYNGDMEFNIIIRTMVIKDGMVHIQAGAGIVIDSKPEREYKESLSKAKALWKAIEYSERFRQAAPSGRKQ, encoded by the coding sequence ATGTTCACCGCCTTTGACTATTGGTTAGGGTGGCACGCCGAGCGGAAGTATACGACTTTTCCACTGCTGCGGGAGCTGCCGCTTGGAGAAGAAGGCGTCGCTTCATGGGAAGAGGCATGGCGGGATGCATCGCCGTATGCTTTTGTACTGGAGAGCGGTAAGGATGGACGCTATACGTATCTCGGCTTGCAGCCGGAGAGCGTCATTCGCGGCAAAGGCTTGGAGGCGGAAGCCCGGACGCTGCGGATAGATGGAGCTGAAGCTTCAGATGATGCTGATTCGACCTTGCGCTACCAGGGCAAGCCGCTCGAAGTGGTGCGGAGCTGGATGGAGCCATATCGCTCGCCAAAGCTTGAAGCAGCTGGCACGCCGAAGTGGACGGGCGGATGTGTCGGATTTTGGAGCTATGACGTCATTCGTTCGATTGAACGGCTGCCGGAGCTGACGGAAGATGATTTGAATGTGCCGGATTATTTATTTTTGCGTTTAAATGAGCTATGGATTGTCGATCATAGCGACAAGAAGCTATATTGCGCTGTGCACACTCCTGTGCCAAGTGAAGCAGGGCAAGAGGAGCTGAGACTGCTATATGTGCAGGCTTGCTCACGAGCCGGCGAGATGGCTGCTTATTGGCAGGAGCGCTTCGGGAGCGCAGCGAATGGCCAGCGAGAAGAGAAGGATGCTGAAAGCAAAAGCGATAGCCGCCGATTGCGGCTTGAGCGGCAGCGGCTCGCTGACGATGCTTCCCTGCACGGCAATGGGGACGCGCTGGATGGGATCAGCACGCGGTTTTCGAAGGAAGCTTTTGAAGAGGCAGTTCGGCAAATTCAGCGCTACATCGGACAAGGCGATGTATTTCAGGTGAATTTATCGGTACGCCAGAGCCGGGCGCTTGCTGCGCAGCCGGAAGAGCTGTACGAGTGGCTGCGTCTCATTAATCCTTCTCCTTATATGGGCTTTCTGCGCTGCCCTGACTTTCAACTCGTGTCGGCTTCGCCGGAGCTGCTGGTTGAGCGTCGCGGCGACTTGCTTGCAGCCCGCCCTATTGCCGGAACGCGCAGGCGCGGCCGTACAGAAGCAGAAAATGAGCTTATGGCGGAGGAGCTGCGGACAAGCGAGAAGGAGCGAGCCGAGCATATTATGCTGGTCGATCTGGAGCGCAACGATTTGGGACGGATTTCGGCTTACGGCACAGTGAAAGTGGAAGAGCTGATGGTAATTGAGCAATATTCGCATGTGATGCATTTGGTATCCCAGGTCGAGGGGCGGCTTGCCGAGGGCAAGGATGCTTATGATGTCATTGCGGCGACTTTCCCGGGCGGCACCATTACAGGCGCTCCCAAAATCCGCACGATGGAAATTATTGAAGAGCTGGAGCCTGTGAGGCGCGGTCCTTATACCGGCTCGCTCGGATGGATTGACTATAATGGCGATATGGAATTTAATATTATTATACGAACGATGGTCATCAAGGATGGCATGGTGCATATTCAGGCTGGAGCAGGCATTGTTATTGATTCCAAGCCGGAGCGCGAATATAAGGAATCATTAAGCAAGGCCAAGGCGTTGTGGAAGGCGATTGAGTATAGTGAGCGGTTCAGGCAGGCTGCGCCAAGCGGGCGCAAACAATAG
- the pabA gene encoding aminodeoxychorismate/anthranilate synthase component II, with protein sequence MILVIDNYDSFTYNLVQYLGELGEDIVVKRNDELELADIEQLAPDHILISPGPCSPNEAGISLSLIEHFKGKIPIFGVCLGHQAIGQAFGGDVIRAERLMHGKTSQMVHDGKTIFEGIPSPFTATRYHSLIVKKETLPDCLEISAETAEGEIMALRHKEYPIEGVQFHPESIISEHGLTLLRNFLKIRTGAPR encoded by the coding sequence ATGATTCTCGTAATAGATAACTATGATTCGTTTACCTACAACCTTGTGCAATATTTAGGCGAGCTTGGCGAGGACATTGTGGTCAAAAGAAATGATGAGCTGGAGCTGGCGGACATTGAGCAGCTGGCACCTGATCATATTTTGATTTCTCCGGGACCCTGCTCTCCGAATGAGGCGGGCATCAGTCTGTCGCTGATTGAGCATTTTAAAGGGAAAATTCCGATTTTCGGCGTATGCCTTGGCCATCAGGCAATCGGACAAGCGTTTGGCGGCGATGTCATACGCGCAGAGCGCCTGATGCATGGCAAAACCTCGCAAATGGTGCATGACGGCAAGACGATTTTTGAAGGCATCCCTTCACCGTTCACCGCAACCCGTTACCATTCCCTTATCGTGAAAAAAGAAACCCTGCCTGACTGTCTTGAAATCAGCGCAGAAACAGCGGAAGGCGAAATTATGGCCCTTCGCCATAAAGAATACCCGATTGAAGGGGTGCAATTCCATCCAGAATCCATTATTTCCGAGCATGGTCTGACGCTGCTGCGTAACTTTTTGAAAATTCGTACAGGCGCGCCGCGATGA
- a CDS encoding aminotransferase class IV: protein MKVALGGVVLDAEQAVISIYDHGFLYGLGLFETFRTYGGRAYLLERHLRRLEAGCLSLGIRYKADQTALEASIAKLLQANELTDGYVRLTVTAGEGGLGLPMGDYEQPQELILMKALPPYQAELYEHGRELRLLHTKRNTPEGEIRLKSLHYMNNIIAKRELAASDASPGAEGLMLSGDGLLTEGIVSNLFFAQDGVIRTPAVDTGILPGITRERVLELARAAGFQVEEGYYSWNQLLGADEIWLTGSVQELVPVTRLSGTDGTQVQVGKGAAAGIGVGYESARNAAMLEPAAAEARPIAGPITRQLLKAYRSDTMRSK from the coding sequence ATGAAGGTTGCGTTGGGCGGCGTTGTCTTGGATGCTGAGCAAGCTGTGATCTCAATATATGATCACGGCTTTTTGTACGGTTTGGGTTTGTTCGAGACGTTTCGGACCTATGGCGGCCGCGCATACTTGCTGGAGCGGCATTTGCGGCGTCTGGAAGCAGGTTGTTTGTCGCTGGGCATCCGCTACAAAGCGGATCAAACCGCGCTGGAGGCGAGCATTGCCAAGCTGCTTCAGGCAAATGAGCTGACGGACGGCTATGTCCGGCTGACCGTTACAGCGGGCGAAGGCGGGCTAGGCTTGCCGATGGGCGATTACGAGCAGCCGCAGGAGTTGATCTTGATGAAGGCGCTGCCTCCCTATCAGGCGGAGCTTTATGAGCATGGCCGCGAGCTTAGGCTGCTGCATACGAAGCGCAATACGCCAGAGGGCGAGATCCGACTTAAATCGCTGCACTATATGAATAATATTATAGCGAAGCGCGAGCTTGCCGCGAGCGATGCCTCGCCGGGGGCAGAGGGATTGATGCTGAGCGGCGATGGCCTGCTGACGGAAGGTATCGTCAGCAATCTTTTTTTCGCCCAGGACGGGGTTATTCGGACGCCTGCGGTAGATACGGGCATCCTGCCTGGCATTACGCGAGAGCGTGTGTTAGAGCTTGCCCGTGCGGCGGGCTTTCAGGTGGAGGAGGGCTACTACAGCTGGAATCAGCTGCTGGGGGCAGATGAAATATGGCTGACGGGCTCTGTACAGGAGCTGGTCCCGGTGACGCGGTTAAGTGGTACCGACGGCACTCAGGTGCAGGTTGGCAAAGGGGCAGCTGCGGGAATCGGCGTGGGCTACGAATCGGCAAGAAATGCAGCCATGCTTGAACCCGCCGCGGCAGAAGCTAGGCCTATCGCTGGGCCGATCACTCGTCAGCTTCTAAAGGCCTATCGCTCTGATACGATGAGAAGCAAGTAA
- the folP gene encoding dihydropteroate synthase: MNTAREGKLEYYSRSYGLACGNRLELGKRTLIMGILNATPDSFSDGGKFNAVEAAVSRAVEMVAEGADIIDIGGESTRPNFVPVDAEEELRRVIPVIQAVRAALPNIAISIDTYKAKTARHALEAGATIINDIWGLKYDEEMASVAAACGCPVILTHNRTNPVYLAADFVEDVIADLKESIQIAIHAGVKEEQIWLDPGLGFAKTYEQNMELLGRLAELHALGYPVLLGTSRKSFIRQTLDLPREELVEGTAATTALGIAQGCQIVRVHDVRANKRTAVMSDAIIYPRFSKYKNL; this comes from the coding sequence ATGAATACAGCAAGAGAAGGCAAGCTTGAATATTACAGCAGGAGCTATGGGCTGGCTTGCGGCAATCGGCTGGAGCTGGGCAAGCGCACGCTGATTATGGGCATATTGAATGCGACGCCGGATTCTTTCTCTGATGGCGGGAAATTTAATGCAGTGGAGGCGGCTGTCAGCCGCGCAGTGGAGATGGTCGCGGAGGGCGCAGATATTATTGATATCGGCGGCGAGTCCACACGTCCAAACTTTGTGCCGGTCGATGCGGAGGAGGAGCTGCGCCGCGTAATTCCGGTCATTCAAGCTGTCCGCGCCGCACTGCCGAACATCGCCATTTCGATTGATACGTATAAGGCAAAGACTGCGCGCCATGCGCTCGAAGCAGGAGCAACGATTATTAATGATATTTGGGGACTCAAATATGATGAGGAAATGGCGTCAGTCGCAGCCGCGTGTGGCTGCCCGGTTATTTTGACACATAATCGCACGAATCCCGTCTATCTGGCCGCTGATTTTGTAGAGGATGTTATTGCCGATTTGAAAGAAAGCATTCAAATCGCAATACATGCCGGCGTGAAGGAGGAGCAGATCTGGCTCGATCCCGGCCTTGGCTTTGCCAAAACCTATGAGCAAAATATGGAGCTGCTAGGACGGCTCGCCGAGCTGCATGCTCTTGGCTATCCCGTGCTGCTAGGTACTTCACGCAAGAGCTTTATTAGGCAGACGCTTGATCTGCCAAGGGAAGAGCTGGTCGAGGGTACGGCAGCAACGACGGCGCTTGGCATTGCCCAAGGCTGCCAAATCGTTAGGGTGCATGATGTTCGCGCGAATAAAAGAACAGCTGTGATGTCGGACGCGATTATTTATCCGCGTTTTTCAAAATATAAGAATTTATAA
- the folB gene encoding dihydroneopterin aldolase: MDRMLVKGMQFYGYHGVFAEENRLGQKFGVDLELLLDLDKAATLDDLEATVNYAELHALTKKIVEGTPFKLIEALAGSIATQLLAAYTMINEVTVRVTKPNPPFDIHFDGVTVELRRKRDADGRVVTV; this comes from the coding sequence ATGGATAGAATGCTTGTGAAAGGCATGCAGTTTTACGGTTATCACGGTGTATTTGCTGAGGAGAACAGGCTGGGCCAAAAATTTGGCGTCGATTTGGAGCTGTTGCTCGATTTGGATAAGGCGGCAACGCTGGATGATTTGGAAGCAACGGTGAACTATGCCGAATTGCATGCGTTAACGAAGAAAATTGTCGAAGGAACGCCGTTTAAATTGATTGAAGCTTTAGCGGGTAGCATTGCAACCCAGTTGTTAGCGGCTTATACTATGATAAATGAAGTAACGGTTCGTGTGACGAAGCCGAACCCACCGTTCGACATTCATTTTGATGGCGTGACGGTAGAGCTGCGCAGAAAGCGGGATGCTGATGGACGCGTTGTCACCGTTTAA